Proteins found in one Campylobacter canadensis genomic segment:
- the serA gene encoding phosphoglycerate dehydrogenase: MKKILVLDGVSASAVDVLKNEYKIVEKPNCSKEELEQIIAEFDAVILRSATKITKDILDKAHNLKVIGRAGVGVDNIDIKEATKKGIVVVNAPNGNTNAATEHAFALMLSLARHIPQAHKSIQNGLWDRKSFLGVELKGKTLGILGLGRIGAALAIRAQAFEMKILAYDPYLSDERAKELQVEKCELDYVLANSDFLSLHLPLTDETRGMINKNSIAKMKDGIKIINAARGECIVLDDLYDALLSKKVSGAGLDVFESEPLNNHKITSLDNVVLTPHLGASTIEAQVGVGVDVAYSIKDVLNGQMVSSALNAVALSEQMLNKVKPYFHLAQSLGFIASNIMHSAFDELCVEFGLKMQEMDTRILSTMALCGALKNILVQDVNLINAPVLAKDLKIHLKEQKSDENFYIRVHIKDKNNSHCIEGSILNNEVYISKIDEYYINFEALGVILLIPHDNVPGMIGQIGTILGKANINIKSMQVSKTNNNGENIMAVLLSLKPSKDVFNDLNKIAGIHGLKMIDCEKIND; encoded by the coding sequence ATGAAAAAGATTTTAGTTCTTGATGGTGTTAGTGCTAGTGCAGTAGATGTTTTAAAAAACGAATATAAAATAGTAGAAAAGCCAAATTGTAGCAAAGAAGAATTAGAGCAAATTATTGCTGAATTTGATGCTGTTATTTTAAGAAGTGCAACAAAAATAACAAAAGATATTTTAGATAAAGCACATAATTTAAAAGTAATTGGTAGAGCAGGGGTTGGAGTAGATAATATTGATATTAAAGAAGCTACAAAAAAAGGAATTGTAGTTGTAAATGCACCAAATGGTAATACAAATGCAGCTACAGAACACGCTTTTGCTTTAATGCTTTCATTAGCAAGACATATCCCGCAAGCGCATAAAAGTATTCAAAATGGTTTATGGGATAGAAAAAGCTTTTTAGGTGTTGAATTAAAAGGAAAAACTTTAGGAATTTTAGGACTTGGAAGAATAGGTGCTGCTTTAGCGATTAGAGCACAGGCTTTTGAGATGAAGATTTTAGCATACGACCCTTATTTAAGTGATGAAAGAGCTAAGGAATTACAAGTTGAAAAATGCGAGCTTGATTATGTTTTAGCAAATAGCGATTTTTTAAGTTTGCATTTGCCACTTACTGATGAAACAAGGGGAATGATAAATAAAAATAGCATAGCAAAGATGAAAGATGGAATTAAAATTATCAACGCAGCAAGAGGAGAATGTATAGTTTTAGATGATTTATATGATGCTTTGCTTAGCAAAAAAGTATCTGGGGCAGGGCTTGATGTGTTTGAAAGCGAACCTTTAAATAATCATAAAATTACCAGCTTAGATAATGTTGTTTTAACGCCGCACTTAGGTGCATCAACTATTGAAGCACAGGTTGGGGTTGGGGTTGATGTTGCTTACTCAATTAAAGATGTTTTAAATGGGCAAATGGTTTCAAGTGCTTTAAATGCAGTTGCTTTAAGCGAACAAATGCTAAATAAGGTTAAGCCATATTTTCATTTAGCTCAAAGTCTTGGTTTTATAGCATCAAATATTATGCATAGTGCTTTTGATGAATTGTGCGTAGAATTTGGTCTTAAAATGCAAGAAATGGATACAAGAATTTTAAGCACAATGGCACTTTGTGGTGCTTTAAAAAATATCTTAGTTCAAGATGTGAATTTGATTAATGCACCTGTTTTAGCAAAGGATTTGAAAATACATTTAAAAGAGCAAAAAAGCGATGAAAATTTTTATATTAGAGTGCATATTAAAGATAAAAATAATTCTCATTGCATAGAAGGTAGTATTTTAAATAATGAGGTTTATATAAGCAAAATTGATGAGTATTATATTAATTTTGAAGCTTTAGGCGTTATTTTATTAATACCGCATGATAATGTTCCAGGTATGATAGGTCAAATTGGTACAATTTTAGGCAAGGCAAATATAAATATAAAAAGTATGCAAGTAAGCAAGACAAACAATAATGGTGAAAACATTATGGCAGTTTTATTAAGCTTAAAACCAAGCAAAGATGTGTTTAATGATTTAAACAAAATAGCAGGAATTCACGGGCTTAAAATGATTGATTGTGAGAAGATAAATGATTAG
- a CDS encoding YifB family Mg chelatase-like AAA ATPase codes for MNKLNCAIYQNELLLIEIEAKLINSLPQIKIAGLADSSIKESIDRISAAFCNIENYKMPPKKIIINLSPSDVPKSGSYFDLAIALLIYFANIEEESEFFVFGELGLDASIKSTNILFSILLFLSGVRKNAKVLIPKQMQKEASLIFNLDCYAVSSLKEAIEFFKSEDKEQFKVKKDDNLFNNSICINNEIYLKNTEFTLDFKDVKGQENAKYALKLAALGMHNIMLEGSPGCGKSMCAKRLVYIMPPLKLSELLEQNAHKSLNQEEVDIKALRSFRSPHRSSTISSILGGGTKNAKIGELALAHLGVLFFDEFAYFNKQIIESLREPLEDNCINISRVNSKTFYKTKFLFCAALNPCPCGNLFKKDQSCNCMQNMIIKYKSRISKPIYDRIDIYLAMDEVGPDAKSSISSKELAQEILEAFIFQKEIRKQDEYNAKLSDEDIKKFCILDEEAQNVLNKAQNVYNLSARSVNKVLKLARSIADFDKSVKISQTHIKKALSFRFR; via the coding sequence ATGAACAAATTAAATTGTGCGATTTATCAAAATGAACTTTTATTAATAGAAATTGAAGCAAAACTTATAAATTCTTTACCTCAAATTAAAATTGCAGGTTTAGCAGACAGCAGCATAAAAGAAAGCATAGATAGAATAAGTGCAGCCTTTTGCAACATTGAAAATTACAAAATGCCACCTAAAAAAATAATTATAAATCTAAGTCCTAGCGATGTGCCTAAAAGCGGTAGTTATTTTGATTTAGCAATTGCTTTGCTAATTTATTTTGCAAATATTGAAGAAGAAAGTGAATTTTTTGTTTTTGGCGAGCTTGGTTTAGATGCTAGTATAAAAAGTACTAATATTTTATTTTCTATTCTTTTATTTTTAAGCGGAGTAAGAAAAAATGCTAAAGTGTTAATTCCTAAGCAAATGCAAAAAGAAGCGAGTTTAATTTTTAATCTTGATTGCTATGCGGTTTCTTCTTTAAAAGAAGCAATTGAATTTTTTAAAAGCGAAGATAAGGAGCAATTTAAAGTAAAAAAAGATGATAATTTGTTTAACAACAGCATTTGCATTAATAATGAAATTTATTTAAAAAATACAGAATTCACTTTAGATTTTAAAGATGTAAAAGGGCAAGAAAATGCAAAATACGCCCTTAAACTAGCTGCACTAGGAATGCATAATATTATGCTTGAGGGCAGTCCAGGTTGTGGCAAAAGTATGTGTGCTAAGCGTTTAGTTTATATTATGCCGCCTTTAAAATTATCCGAATTACTAGAACAAAATGCACATAAAAGTTTAAATCAAGAAGAAGTTGATATAAAAGCTTTAAGAAGTTTTAGAAGTCCGCATAGAAGTTCAACAATTAGCTCAATTTTAGGCGGCGGGACAAAAAATGCAAAAATAGGCGAGTTAGCTTTAGCACATTTAGGAGTTTTGTTTTTTGATGAATTTGCTTATTTTAACAAGCAAATTATTGAAAGCTTAAGAGAACCTTTAGAAGATAATTGCATAAATATTTCAAGGGTAAATTCTAAAACTTTTTACAAAACAAAATTCTTATTTTGTGCTGCTTTAAACCCTTGCCCGTGCGGGAATTTGTTTAAAAAAGACCAAAGTTGTAATTGTATGCAAAATATGATTATTAAATACAAAAGCAGAATTTCAAAACCAATTTATGATAGGATTGATATTTATCTTGCTATGGATGAGGTTGGTCCTGATGCAAAAAGTAGCATTAGCAGCAAAGAATTAGCTCAAGAAATTTTAGAAGCATTTATCTTTCAAAAAGAAATAAGAAAACAAGATGAATACAATGCTAAATTAAGCGATGAAGATATTAAAAAATTTTGTATTTTAGATGAAGAAGCACAAAATGTATTAAATAAAGCTCAAAATGTTTATAATTTAAGCGCTAGAAGTGTTAATAAGGTTTTAAAACTAGCTAGAAGCATTGCTGATTTTGATAAAAGCGTAAAAATATCTCAAACTCATATAAAAAAGGCTTTATCTTTTAGGTTTAGATAA
- the lepA gene encoding translation elongation factor 4, which yields MQNIRNFSIIAHIDHGKSTLADCLITTCNAIEQRKMSKQVMDTMDIEKERGITIKAQSVRLNYIHNNEEYILNLIDTPGHVDFSYEVSRSLASCEGALLVVDASQGVQAQTIANVYMALEHDLEIIPVINKIDLPAANPDKVKAEIEHIIGIDCSNAILVSAKAQIGIKELLAAICERIPAPKSKDNKLKALIYDSWFDSYLGALALVRVYDGCLNKNDEIYLMHEGVKHSVLDLKYPHPLNPLNTNSIKAGEIGIVVLGLKDISQISVGDTITLNSNKADEAIAGFAKAKAFVFAGIYPIDTDKFEDLRDALDKLKLNDSSISYEPETSLALGFGFRVGFLGLLHMEVIKERLEREFNLDLIATAPSVTYEVNLTDGSILNIQNPSDLPPVNKIDFIKEPYVKATIITPNEFLGNLITLLNNRRAIQTKMDYITPERVLLEYDIPMNEIVMDFYDKLKSLTKGYASFDYEFSDYRIGDLVKLDIKVAGEAVDALSIIVPNSKALAKGRDLVKAMKEIVPRQLFEVAIQASIGNKIIARENVKSMGKNVTAKCYGGDITRKRKLLEKQKEGKKRMKAIGKVSLPQEAFLSILKID from the coding sequence ATGCAAAATATTAGAAATTTTTCAATCATAGCACATATTGACCACGGTAAAAGTACTTTAGCAGATTGTTTAATCACTACTTGCAATGCAATTGAGCAAAGAAAAATGAGTAAGCAAGTAATGGATACAATGGATATTGAAAAAGAGCGTGGAATTACAATAAAAGCACAATCAGTAAGATTAAATTATATTCATAATAACGAAGAATATATTTTAAATTTGATTGATACTCCAGGTCATGTGGATTTTTCTTATGAAGTTAGCCGTTCTCTTGCAAGTTGCGAAGGAGCTTTGCTTGTTGTAGATGCTTCTCAAGGCGTTCAAGCACAAACCATTGCAAATGTTTATATGGCGTTAGAACATGATTTAGAAATAATCCCTGTGATAAATAAAATAGATTTACCAGCAGCAAACCCTGATAAGGTTAAGGCTGAAATTGAGCATATTATCGGAATTGACTGCTCTAATGCGATTTTAGTTAGTGCTAAAGCACAAATAGGAATAAAAGAATTATTAGCTGCAATTTGCGAGAGAATTCCTGCTCCAAAAAGCAAAGATAATAAACTAAAAGCTTTAATTTATGATTCTTGGTTTGATAGTTATTTAGGAGCTTTAGCCTTAGTTAGAGTTTATGATGGCTGCTTAAATAAAAATGATGAAATTTATTTAATGCACGAAGGTGTAAAGCATAGTGTTTTAGATTTAAAATATCCGCATCCATTAAACCCATTAAATACAAATAGTATTAAAGCAGGAGAGATTGGAATTGTAGTTTTAGGCTTAAAAGACATTTCTCAAATTAGCGTAGGAGATACTATTACTTTAAATTCAAATAAGGCAGATGAGGCAATAGCAGGTTTTGCTAAGGCAAAAGCCTTTGTATTTGCAGGGATTTATCCTATTGATACTGATAAATTTGAAGATTTAAGAGATGCGCTTGATAAATTAAAGCTAAATGATAGCTCAATTTCATACGAGCCTGAAACATCTTTAGCGCTAGGTTTTGGCTTTAGAGTAGGTTTTTTAGGCTTACTTCATATGGAGGTTATTAAAGAAAGACTTGAAAGAGAGTTTAATTTAGATTTAATCGCAACTGCTCCTAGTGTTACTTATGAAGTTAATTTAACTGATGGAAGCATTTTAAATATTCAAAACCCAAGCGATTTGCCACCTGTAAATAAAATTGATTTTATAAAAGAACCTTATGTAAAGGCTACAATTATCACACCAAACGAGTTTTTAGGTAATTTAATCACTCTTTTAAATAATCGTAGAGCAATTCAAACTAAGATGGATTACATAACCCCTGAAAGAGTATTGCTTGAATATGATATTCCTATGAATGAAATTGTTATGGATTTTTATGATAAATTAAAATCTCTTACTAAAGGCTATGCTAGTTTTGATTATGAGTTTAGTGATTATAGAATAGGGGATTTAGTAAAACTTGATATTAAAGTAGCAGGAGAAGCAGTTGATGCTTTAAGTATTATTGTTCCAAATAGCAAGGCTTTAGCAAAGGGAAGAGATTTAGTAAAAGCTATGAAAGAAATAGTTCCAAGACAGCTTTTTGAGGTTGCAATTCAAGCAAGTATTGGAAATAAAATAATCGCTCGTGAAAATGTAAAATCAATGGGCAAAAATGTAACAGCAAAATGTTATGGCGGAGATATTACAAGAAAAAGAAAATTACTAGAAAAGCAAAAAGAAGGTAAAAAGCGTATGAAGGCTATTGGCAAGGTGAGCTTACCTCAAGAAGCCTTTTTAAGTATTTTAAAAATTGATTAA
- the fldA gene encoding flavodoxin FldA: protein MSIAVVFGSAMGNTEGAAEKIANQLGADLLNIADVDADKLNSYDKLVCGTSTWGSGDLQDDWEAFDFSGLSLAGKTVAVFGMGDSSSYSDTYCGGMGKLAEALKAAGATLVGEVSTEGYDFEASEAVVDDKFVGLALDNDNQEDLTDTRIENWIKQIKEHF from the coding sequence ATGAGTATAGCAGTAGTTTTTGGAAGCGCAATGGGTAATACAGAAGGCGCTGCAGAAAAAATAGCAAACCAACTAGGTGCTGACCTTTTAAATATTGCTGATGTAGATGCAGATAAATTAAATTCTTACGATAAATTAGTATGCGGAACTTCAACTTGGGGTAGCGGTGATTTACAAGATGATTGGGAAGCTTTTGACTTTTCAGGATTAAGCTTAGCTGGTAAAACAGTAGCTGTTTTTGGTATGGGAGATAGCAGCAGCTATTCTGATACTTACTGCGGTGGTATGGGTAAATTAGCTGAAGCTTTAAAAGCTGCAGGTGCAACTTTAGTTGGCGAAGTATCAACAGAAGGTTATGATTTTGAAGCTTCTGAGGCTGTAGTTGATGATAAATTTGTTGGTTTAGCACTTGATAATGACAATCAAGAAGATTTAACTGATACAAGAATTGAAAATTGGATTAAGCAAATTAAAGAACATTTTTAA
- a CDS encoding ABC transporter substrate-binding protein: MFRYLFLIFLTLNISADVIRIGTKEDIFSFNPFYSKSILTEQLYASLFDKNNNPILAQSYSVSNDGLSYFIKLKNNIFFDDDIQLSSKDVKFSYNLARSKKLQSIYYLSLENIKKIHIISNYELVFELYKKDVDFINKLQIPILPKEIIIKNGLVFFNKNALGLGAYKIKRIKKNDYIELEPNPYSPIIALNSGVRILKFKNDFDLFFAINSSLIDMVLFDNDFYKIDNLRQYLNKLITANNNMISLVFTKNNSLYKTIEKAICIDDISMKLDKTFVLFYDNICDKNKARIELNNLGYFIPKTMIEFNINSSEKNSPIYFVKDNKELVFNILLLKKTNLLSDLANIIKENLNKFGIKTNIIYSDFIKNERIDAILIDYPTQLQKSDAFYKIIKQSLSDTNINQNNIFLLNIAKGTNLFVYSNKIKVPENYDVNKLYLLEEK; encoded by the coding sequence ATGTTTAGGTACTTATTTTTAATTTTTTTAACCTTAAATATTAGTGCTGATGTAATACGCATTGGCACTAAAGAAGATATTTTTTCTTTCAATCCATTTTATTCAAAATCAATACTAACAGAGCAACTTTACGCAAGTTTATTTGATAAAAACAATAATCCTATTTTAGCACAAAGCTATTCTGTTAGTAATGATGGTTTAAGCTATTTTATAAAATTAAAAAATAATATTTTTTTTGATGATGATATACAATTAAGCAGTAAAGATGTAAAATTTTCTTATAATCTTGCTAGAAGTAAAAAACTACAAAGTATTTATTATTTAAGCTTAGAAAATATAAAAAAAATTCATATAATCTCAAATTATGAACTTGTCTTTGAGCTTTACAAAAAGGATGTAGATTTTATAAATAAATTACAAATTCCTATTTTACCTAAAGAAATAATTATAAAAAATGGCTTAGTTTTTTTTAATAAAAATGCTTTAGGGCTTGGTGCTTATAAAATAAAAAGAATTAAAAAAAATGATTATATTGAATTAGAGCCTAACCCTTATTCGCCGATTATTGCCTTAAATTCAGGAGTGAGAATTTTAAAATTTAAAAATGATTTTGATTTGTTTTTTGCTATAAATTCTTCTTTGATTGATATGGTTTTATTTGATAATGATTTTTATAAAATTGATAATTTAAGACAATATTTAAACAAACTAATTACAGCAAACAACAATATGATTTCTCTTGTTTTTACAAAAAATAACTCACTTTATAAAACTATTGAAAAAGCAATTTGCATAGATGATATTAGCATGAAACTTGATAAAACCTTTGTTTTGTTTTATGATAATATTTGCGATAAAAATAAGGCTAGGATTGAATTAAATAACTTAGGTTATTTTATTCCAAAAACAATGATTGAATTTAATATAAATTCTAGCGAAAAAAATTCACCTATTTATTTTGTAAAAGATAACAAAGAATTAGTTTTTAATATTTTATTACTTAAAAAAACAAATCTTTTAAGTGATTTAGCAAATATAATAAAAGAAAACTTAAATAAATTTGGAATTAAAACTAATATTATTTATTCTGATTTTATAAAAAATGAAAGAATTGACGCTATTTTAATTGATTATCCAACTCAATTACAAAAAAGTGATGCTTTTTATAAAATAATAAAACAAAGTTTAAGCGATACAAATATAAATCAAAATAATATTTTTTTACTTAATATTGCAAAGGGTACTAATTTATTTGTTTATTCTAATAAAATTAAAGTTCCAGAAAATTATGATGTGAATAAGTTATATTTATTGGAAGAAAAATGA
- a CDS encoding cytochrome-c peroxidase — protein MRKLSLVAIFVCLSNASLIDDAKDAGLVAIPNNPAELEELIKQSSPDYEKYPSTKERIELGKKLYFDPRISKSAIISCNTCHNLALGGVDGISASTGHKWTPNPHHLNAPTVLNSVFNQAQFWDGRAGHLQDQAKGPIQSEAEMAAVPSDVVKKITSIPAYVEEFKQAYGKNVKIDFDLIATSIGIFERTLVTPSRFDDFLNGDEKALSKDEKAGLKLFIDKGCTSCHNGINLGGSLAAFGVMSNYTYENVGDFKGNEDGLVKAPTLRNVELTAPYYHNGVIWTLDEAVKTMGKIQLGIKITNKESDLIIKFLKSLTGRMPEIVYPVLPPSSENTQKPILDY, from the coding sequence ATGAGAAAGTTATCATTAGTTGCTATTTTTGTATGCTTATCAAATGCAAGTTTGATTGATGATGCAAAAGATGCTGGTTTAGTTGCTATACCTAATAATCCTGCAGAGCTTGAAGAATTGATTAAACAATCAAGTCCTGATTATGAGAAATATCCTAGCACAAAAGAAAGAATTGAGCTTGGTAAAAAATTATATTTTGACCCAAGAATTTCAAAAAGTGCGATTATTTCTTGCAATACCTGTCATAATCTTGCTTTAGGCGGTGTTGATGGAATTAGTGCAAGTACTGGGCATAAATGGACGCCAAATCCACATCACTTAAATGCACCTACGGTTTTAAATTCTGTATTTAATCAAGCACAATTTTGGGACGGTAGAGCAGGGCATTTACAAGACCAAGCAAAAGGACCTATTCAATCAGAAGCTGAAATGGCTGCAGTTCCTAGCGATGTTGTAAAAAAAATCACAAGCATACCTGCTTATGTAGAAGAGTTTAAGCAAGCTTATGGGAAAAATGTGAAAATTGATTTTGATTTAATTGCTACTAGTATTGGAATTTTTGAAAGAACCTTAGTAACCCCTAGTAGATTTGATGATTTTTTAAACGGTGATGAAAAGGCATTAAGTAAAGATGAAAAAGCAGGGTTAAAGCTTTTTATTGATAAAGGTTGTACTAGTTGTCATAACGGTATTAATTTAGGCGGTTCTTTAGCTGCTTTTGGTGTTATGAGTAATTATACTTATGAAAATGTTGGAGATTTTAAAGGTAACGAAGATGGGCTTGTAAAAGCACCTACTTTAAGAAATGTTGAATTAACTGCACCTTATTATCACAACGGAGTTATTTGGACTTTAGATGAAGCGGTAAAAACAATGGGTAAAATACAATTAGGTATAAAAATTACAAACAAAGAAAGTGATTTAATTATTAAATTCTTAAAAAGTTTAACAGGTAGAATGCCTGAGATTGTATATCCTGTTTTACCACCATCAAGTGAAAATACACAAAAGCCTATATTGGATTATTAA
- a CDS encoding uracil-xanthine permease family protein — protein MFKDAVSGLQILFVAFGAMVLVPLLTGLNPAMALLGAGVSTIIFQIVTNFKVPIFLGSSFAFITPIIYSIQTWGLGSTMFALFCTGFVYFLFSLIIKIKGENLIQKLFPPVVIGPVITVIGLSVAVSASSMAMGKSGATQVMPQTQALLLASFSFAITIIIAIFGSKILKLVPILIGAVCGYFLALFLGLVDTSAIAAAPWFAIPEFKSISVNFSAAIFMIPVAIAPIIEHIGAVMAVGGVTNKDYTKDPGLHKTLAGDGVGVCFAGLIGGPPVTTYSEVTGAIMITKNAQVKIMTWAAIFAILLAFVGKFNAILSSIPLPVMGGVMILLFGTIASLGIKTLIDAKVDLSNNKNLVIISVTLITGVGGLVADFGAISFAGVGLSALLAIILNLLLPNKN, from the coding sequence ATGTTTAAAGATGCAGTTTCAGGTTTGCAAATATTATTTGTGGCCTTTGGTGCTATGGTTTTGGTTCCTTTGCTTACGGGCTTAAATCCAGCTATGGCTTTGCTTGGTGCAGGTGTTTCTACTATTATCTTTCAAATTGTAACAAATTTTAAAGTTCCGATATTTTTAGGTTCATCATTTGCCTTTATTACTCCAATTATTTATTCAATACAAACTTGGGGCTTAGGCTCAACTATGTTTGCGTTATTTTGTACGGGTTTTGTGTATTTTTTATTTTCATTAATTATAAAAATAAAAGGCGAGAATTTAATTCAAAAATTATTTCCACCAGTTGTAATTGGTCCTGTAATCACAGTAATTGGATTAAGCGTTGCTGTAAGTGCATCAAGTATGGCTATGGGAAAAAGCGGAGCAACTCAAGTTATGCCACAAACTCAAGCTTTATTATTAGCTAGTTTTTCTTTTGCAATTACAATTATAATTGCTATTTTTGGAAGCAAAATTTTAAAACTTGTACCTATTTTAATTGGTGCTGTGTGTGGATATTTTTTAGCTTTATTTTTAGGCTTAGTTGATACTTCAGCTATTGCTGCAGCACCTTGGTTTGCAATACCTGAATTTAAAAGCATTAGTGTTAATTTTTCTGCTGCAATTTTTATGATACCAGTTGCAATAGCTCCTATAATTGAGCATATTGGTGCCGTAATGGCAGTTGGTGGAGTTACAAATAAAGATTATACAAAAGACCCAGGTTTGCATAAAACTTTAGCAGGAGATGGAGTTGGAGTTTGCTTTGCAGGTTTAATAGGCGGACCTCCAGTAACAACTTATTCAGAAGTAACAGGTGCTATAATGATTACAAAAAATGCACAGGTTAAAATTATGACTTGGGCGGCTATTTTTGCTATTTTATTAGCCTTTGTTGGTAAATTTAATGCTATTTTATCTTCTATTCCGCTACCTGTAATGGGTGGAGTTATGATTTTATTATTTGGAACAATTGCATCTTTAGGTATTAAAACTTTAATTGATGCTAAAGTGGATTTATCAAATAATAAAAATTTAGTAATTATAAGTGTTACTTTAATTACAGGAGTTGGCGGTTTGGTAGCTGATTTTGGCGCTATATCTTTTGCTGGTGTTGGGCTTAGTGCCTTGCTTGCAATAATTTTAAATTTACTTTTACCTAATAAAAATTAA